From one Stigmatopora nigra isolate UIUO_SnigA chromosome 8, RoL_Snig_1.1, whole genome shotgun sequence genomic stretch:
- the pgr gene encoding progesterone receptor isoform X1: MLESMDDILDFNEMKLPDESYEGTGQESQESDGSIFRDCANLLDAPPEEQQGGSPYECEKDFLKWDHNALESSLSYLKDEQETSVITEAPCPTFDALDAQIQTHYDFGEPECARFATAPPRPAQEASPNFLAHLSPGDQVARVEPRCKGSPFHLEASAPSPTHLAVYKSEVGHWQVPGMSPGEAQFWCQPGMGVDDPYGCNGIHGQAAAIRNQTAFHAYASLPPQRSCVICGDEASGCHYGVLTCGSCKVFFKRAVEGHHSYLCAGRNDCIVDKIRRKNCPACRLRKCYQAGMMLGGRKQKRYGAMKAIGFPSHLTVDGQALSVVAGMGLPGVQEVVFSKQMINILENIEPEMVFSGYDGSQADVPHLLLTSLNRLCDKQLRWIVKWSKSLPGFRNLHITDQMTLIQYSWMNLMVFSLGWRSYKNVTREYMYFAPDLILSLEQMRRSPIYELCLAIQFIPQEFANLQVTREEFLCMKAIILLNTVPLEGLKSQAAFEEMRQNYIRELTRAIHMNEKGVVASSQRFYHLTKLMDAMHEIVKKANLFCLSTFIQADAMKVEFPEMMTEMIASQLPNILAGMVRPLLFHPK, from the exons ATGCTGGAATCCATGGATGACATCCTCGACTTCAACGAGATGAAACTCCCAGACGAAAGCTACGAGGGTACTGGCCAAGAGAGCCAAGAAAGCGATGGTTCGATATTCCGAGACTGCGCCAACCTGTTGGACGCTCCTCCAGAAGAGCAACAGGGGGGTTCTCCGTACGAGTGCGAAAAGGACTTTTTAAAGTGGGACCACAATGCTCTCGAATCCAGCCTGTCGTACCTCAAGGACGAACAGGAGACATCCGTCATCACGGAGGCTCCGTGTCCGACCTTCGATGCACTGGACGCCCAAATACAAACGCACTATGACTTCGGGGAGCCGGAGTGCGCGCGTTTCGCCACGGCACCTCCACGGCCGGCGCAGGAGGCGTCACCCAATTTCCTGGCGCACCTGAGCCCCGGCGATCAAGTGGCGAGGGTGGAGCCCCGTTGCAAGGGATCCCCCTTCCACCTGGAGGCCAGCGCACCTTCCCCGACTCACCTGGCCGTGTACAAGAGCGAGGTGGGCCACTGGCAGGTGCCTGGTATGAGCCCCGGGGAGGCACAATTCTGGTGCCAACCGGGTATGGGGGTGGATGACCCCTACGGCTGTAACGGGATACACGGCCAGGCTGCAGCCATCCGGAATCAGACGGCTTTCCATGCATACGCCAG tttGCCACCTCAAAGATCCTGCGTGATATGCGGTGACGAGGCTTCTGGTTGTCACTATGGAGTTCTAACTTGTGGCAGCTGCAAAGTCTTTTTTAAAAGAGCAGTAGAAg GGCATCACAGCTACTTGTGTGCCGGACGGAATGATTGCATCGTGGACAAAATCCGGAGGAAAAACTGCCCGGCATGTCGTCTTCGCAAGTGTTATCAAGCAGGGATGATGCTAGGAG GCAGGAAACAGAAGCGTTACGGGGCCATGAAGGCGATAGGCTTCCCGTCACACTTGACGGTGGATGGGCAAGCGCTGAGCGTGGTGGCAGGAATGGGTCTCCCTGGTGTGCAGGAGGTGGTATTTTCGAAGCAGATGATCAACATCTTGGAGAACATCGAACCCGAGATGGTCTTCTCGGGCTACGATGGCTCCCAAGCTGACGTCCCGCATTTGCTGCTTACCAGTCTCAACCGGCTTTGCGATAAGCAGCTGCGGTGGATCGTTAAATGGTCCAAATCTCTACCGG GCTTTCGGAATCTTCACATCACCGACCAGATGACGCTGATCCAGTACTCGTGGATGAACCTGATGGTCTTTTCTCTCGGCTGGCGATCTTATAAGAACGTCACCAGGGAATATATGTACTTTGCGCCTGACCTCATTCTAAGTTT GGAACAAATGAGGAGATCCCCCATTTACGAGCTATGCCTGGCCATCCAGTTCATCCCACAGGAATTCGCCAACCTCCAAGTGACTCGTGAGGAGTTCCTTTGCATGAAGGCCATCATTTTACTCAACACAg TGCCTTTGGAGGGTTTAAAAAGCCAGGCGGCATTCGAAGAGATGCGTCAGAATTACATCCGTGAGCTGACCAGGGCCATCCATATGAATGAGAAGGGAGTGGTGGCCAGTTCGCAGCGTTTCTACCATCTCACCAAACTCATGGACGCCATGCACGAA ATAGTCAAGAAGGCCAACCTGTTCTGCCTGAGCACGTTCATCCAGGCCGACGCCATGAAGGTGGAATTTCCCGAAATGATGACTGAGATGATCGCATCGCAGCTGCCCAATATCCTGGCGGGCATGGTGAGGCCACTGCTCTTCCACCCCAAGTGA
- the pgr gene encoding progesterone receptor isoform X2, which translates to MSLPPQRSCVICGDEASGCHYGVLTCGSCKVFFKRAVEGHHSYLCAGRNDCIVDKIRRKNCPACRLRKCYQAGMMLGGRKQKRYGAMKAIGFPSHLTVDGQALSVVAGMGLPGVQEVVFSKQMINILENIEPEMVFSGYDGSQADVPHLLLTSLNRLCDKQLRWIVKWSKSLPGFRNLHITDQMTLIQYSWMNLMVFSLGWRSYKNVTREYMYFAPDLILSLEQMRRSPIYELCLAIQFIPQEFANLQVTREEFLCMKAIILLNTVPLEGLKSQAAFEEMRQNYIRELTRAIHMNEKGVVASSQRFYHLTKLMDAMHEIVKKANLFCLSTFIQADAMKVEFPEMMTEMIASQLPNILAGMVRPLLFHPK; encoded by the exons ATGAG tttGCCACCTCAAAGATCCTGCGTGATATGCGGTGACGAGGCTTCTGGTTGTCACTATGGAGTTCTAACTTGTGGCAGCTGCAAAGTCTTTTTTAAAAGAGCAGTAGAAg GGCATCACAGCTACTTGTGTGCCGGACGGAATGATTGCATCGTGGACAAAATCCGGAGGAAAAACTGCCCGGCATGTCGTCTTCGCAAGTGTTATCAAGCAGGGATGATGCTAGGAG GCAGGAAACAGAAGCGTTACGGGGCCATGAAGGCGATAGGCTTCCCGTCACACTTGACGGTGGATGGGCAAGCGCTGAGCGTGGTGGCAGGAATGGGTCTCCCTGGTGTGCAGGAGGTGGTATTTTCGAAGCAGATGATCAACATCTTGGAGAACATCGAACCCGAGATGGTCTTCTCGGGCTACGATGGCTCCCAAGCTGACGTCCCGCATTTGCTGCTTACCAGTCTCAACCGGCTTTGCGATAAGCAGCTGCGGTGGATCGTTAAATGGTCCAAATCTCTACCGG GCTTTCGGAATCTTCACATCACCGACCAGATGACGCTGATCCAGTACTCGTGGATGAACCTGATGGTCTTTTCTCTCGGCTGGCGATCTTATAAGAACGTCACCAGGGAATATATGTACTTTGCGCCTGACCTCATTCTAAGTTT GGAACAAATGAGGAGATCCCCCATTTACGAGCTATGCCTGGCCATCCAGTTCATCCCACAGGAATTCGCCAACCTCCAAGTGACTCGTGAGGAGTTCCTTTGCATGAAGGCCATCATTTTACTCAACACAg TGCCTTTGGAGGGTTTAAAAAGCCAGGCGGCATTCGAAGAGATGCGTCAGAATTACATCCGTGAGCTGACCAGGGCCATCCATATGAATGAGAAGGGAGTGGTGGCCAGTTCGCAGCGTTTCTACCATCTCACCAAACTCATGGACGCCATGCACGAA ATAGTCAAGAAGGCCAACCTGTTCTGCCTGAGCACGTTCATCCAGGCCGACGCCATGAAGGTGGAATTTCCCGAAATGATGACTGAGATGATCGCATCGCAGCTGCCCAATATCCTGGCGGGCATGGTGAGGCCACTGCTCTTCCACCCCAAGTGA
- the arhgap42b gene encoding rho GTPase-activating protein 42 isoform X3 yields MERSLSVSNKDLSAAVQKFSQSLQEFQFECLGDAETDDEVNIAQSFKEFSKLLNTVEEERRRLIQNADDVLITPLEKFRKEQIGVAKEGKKKFDKETEKYYSTLERHLNLSSKKKEAYLQEADTQIDKERQLFYDASLEYVFKIQEVQEKKKFEFVEPLLAFLQGLFTFYHEGYELAHEFEPYKQQLQFNLQNTRNNFVSTKQEVEKLMKRIRSADQDYKAPGPRSMEGFLYIQEKRPLGCTWARHYCTYEKSCKTLTMSNNDNKSDKKQNGVVSSQHEMFKLKSCIRRKTDSIDKRFCFDIQVVERDSPRRNGVYRGTLFRPLRLFYKVRHGVMTLQALSEANRRLWLEAMDGKEPIYNLPTILSKREETFLNDAGFNFVRKCINLVESRGINTMGLYRIGGVNSKVQKLMATVFSSKAPVDVDLDPDTWDNKTITSGLKNYLRCLSEPLMTFKLHKDFIMAAKSDEQNYRVCAVHSLVHKLPDRNKEMLEMLIQHLVVVSAQSQSNMMSVANLGVIFGPTLMRSQEETVAAMMNIKFQNIVTEILIENFSKIFRQPPEHNVPPPQPPSRPGSRRSRAICLSNGPRKPRSTYVPTLCLADAESDPCSSSPGSTPSGSLASLSSHSSEHDVPPKPAPFNLATPESGSGPDVGSKDVLPAVAPKKAPHRHYLPPRPPDLMAATSLNSLLVAEGDP; encoded by the exons ATTCAAAACGCAGACGATGTCTTGATCACTCCGTTGGAAAAATTTCGAAAGGAGCAGATCGGTGTCGCCAAG GAAGGCAAGAAGAAATTTGATAAGGAGACGGAAAAGTATTACTCCACACTTGAGAGGCACCTCAATCTGTCGTCCAAAAAGAAAGAAGCTTATCTTCAAGAG GCCGACACACAGATTGATAAAGAACGGCAGCTTTTCTATGATGCGTCCCTCGAGTATGTTTTCAAAATACAAGAAGTGCAAGAAAAGAAGAAGTTTGAGTTTGTGGAGCCG CTCTTGGCTTTTCTGCAGGGCTTATTTACGTTCTACCACGAGGGATATGAGCTGGCTCACGAGTTTGAGCCGTATAAGCAGCAGCTCCAGTTCAACCTCCAAAAC ACGCGCAACAATTTCGTTAGCACCAAACAGGAAGTGGAAAAGCTGATGAAAAGAATCAGGTCAGCAGACCAGGACTACAAAGCTCCAGGGCCTCGGAGCATGGAAGGATTTCTCTACATACAGGAGAAAC GTCCACTTGGCTGCACGTGGGCGAGACACTATTGCACGTATGAAAAGAGCTGCAAGACTTTAACCATGAGCAACAATGACAACAAGTCAGACAAAAAACAG AATGGCGTTGTTTCCAGCCAACACGAAATGTTCAAGCTCAAGTCCTGCATTCGGAGGAAAACCGACTCCATCGACAAGCGCTTCTGCTTCGACATCCAAGTAGTGGAAAG AGATTCTCCACGTAGAAACGGCGTCTACCGCGGAACACTTTTCAGGCCGCTCCGGTTGTTCTATAAAGTCCG GCATGGCGTGATGACGCTGCAGGCGTTGTCCGAGGCGAATAGGCGGCTATGGCTGGAGGCCATGGATGGCAAGGAGCCG ATTTACAACCTGCCTACCATACTTAGTAAGAGAGAAGAGA CATTCCTCAACGATGCTGGCTTCAACTTTGTGAGAAAATGCATCAACCTGGTGGAGAGCAGAG GGATCAATACCATGGGGCTCTACCGGATTGGCGGCGTCAACTCCAAAGTACAGAAGCTGATGGCTACCGTCTTTT CATCCAAAGCCCCCGTCGACGTGGATCTAGATCCCGACACATGGGACAACAAGACCATCACTAGCGGCTTGAAAAATTACCTCAG ATGTCTCTCTGAGCCGCTCATGACCTTCAAGCTACATAAAGACTTCATCATGGCTGCCA AATCAGATGAACAGAACTACCGAGTGTGTGCTGTCCACTCTTTGGTCCACAAGCTTCCAGATAGGAATAAGGAGATGCTGGAAATGCTCATTCAACATCTTGTTGT CGTTTCAGCGCAAAGTCAATCCAACATGATGAGCGTAGCCAACCTGGGCGTCATCTTCGGCCCCACGCTGATGCGTTCGCAAGAGGAGACGGTAGCCGCCATGATGAATATTAAGTTCCAGAACATAGTGACGGAAATTCTTATTGAGAATTTTAGCAAA ATATTCCGTCAGCCGCCGGAACACAACGTACCGCCGCCACAGCCTCCCAGTCGGCCCGGTTCCCGAAGGAGCAGAGCAATTTGCCTGTCAAACGGTCCTCGGAAGCCCAGGAGCACCTACGTGCCCACGCTCTGCCTGGCTGATGCTGAAA GCGACCCATGCAGCAGCAGTCCTGGTAGCACCCCCTCGGGTAGCTTGGCGTCCTTGTCGTCGCACTCTTCAGAGCACGACGTCCCCCCGAAGCCGGCGCCCTTCAACCTCGCCACCCCTGAGTCGGGTTCCGGTCCCGACGTGGGATCGAAGGACGTCCTCCCTGCCGTGGCCCCCAAAAAGGCCCCCCACCGCCACTACCTCCCACCCAGACCGCCTGATCTCATGGCGGCAACTTCGCTCAATTCTCTACTGGTGGCCGAAGGTGATCCGTAA